From the Osmerus eperlanus chromosome 21, fOsmEpe2.1, whole genome shotgun sequence genome, one window contains:
- the chrna2a gene encoding neuronal acetylcholine receptor subunit alpha-2a has translation MELKNHISLMATTIFSLILINCVLSDEWTHAHVEDKLFKRLFIGYNKWSRPIENTSDVVIVKFGLSIAQLIDVDEKNQMMTTNLWLKQEWNDYKLRWRPSDYDNVTSIRVPSELIWIPDIVLYNNADGDFAVTHMTKAHLFHTGRVVWVPPAIYKSSCCIDVTFFPFDQQNCKMKFGSWTYDRAKIDLEPTEDAVDLKNYWESGEWAIVNAVGTYNTKKYDCCHEIYPDITYFFRIRRLPLFYTINLIIPCLLISCLTVLVFYLPSDCGEKITLCISVLLSLTVFLLLITEIIPSTSLVIPLIGEYLLFTMIFVTLSIVITVFVLNVHHRSPSTHTMPRWVRTLFLSLVPRWLCMRRPPPDMRRRSLVAKLLPLGSAGPSHGASHGASHGASRSTTHTWLTRESDVDLRGHEDVCRHGYRDEVGVVRRSYREADVDVHGDSDTDVGLGVRGRLTPSFPPSSPVLPGLTTLPHSLSSLSSMLHPQRPPSLLSSLHWDTPSPEHGTIQDMALSLSPAVLRALEGVTYIAEHLRAEDADVSVKEDWKYVAMVIDRIFLWMFVIVCLLGTIGLFLPPWLSGMI, from the exons tgctcaGTGATGAGTGGACTCATGCCCATGTGGAGGATAAGCTCTTCAAGAGGCTGTTCATTGGCTACAACAAGTGGTCCCGCCCGATCGAGAACACCTCCGATGTGGTAATTGTCAAGTTTGGCCTCTCCATCGCCCAGCTTATCGACGTG GATGAGAAGAACCAGATGATGACCACTAACTTGTGGCTGAAACAG gagtgGAATGACTACAAGCTGAGATGGCGTCCATCAGACTATGACAATGTAACGTCCATAAGAGTTCCCTCAGAGCTCATATGGATACCAGACATCGTCCTTTACAACAA TGCTGATGGAGATTTTGCCGTGACTCACATGACCAAGGCCCACCTGTTCCACACTGGCCGGGTCGTCTGGGTTCCTCCCGCCATCTACAAGTCCTCCTGCTGCATCGATGTCACCTTCTTCCCCTTCGACCAGCAGAACTGCAAGATGAAGTTTGGCTCCTGGACCTATGACAGAGCCAAGATAGACCTAGAGCCCACCGAGGATGCGGTCGATTTGAag AACTACTGGGAGAGTGGCGAGTGGGCCATCGTTAACGCAGTGGGAACGTACAACACCAAGAAGTACGACTGCTGCCACGAGATCTACCCGGACATCACCTACTTCTTCAGGATCCGGAGACTCCCCCTGTTCTACACCATCAACCTCATCATCCCCTGCCTGCTCATCTCCTGCCTCACCGTGCTGGTCTTCTACCTGCCCTCCGACTGCGGGGAGAAGATCACCCTGTGCATctccgtcctcctctccctcaccgtgTTCCTCCTCCTGATCACCGAGATCATCCCGTCCACCTCGCTGGTCATCCCCCTCATCGGGGAGTACCTCCTCTTCACCATGATCTTCGTCACCCTCAGCATCGTCATCACCGTCTTCGTCCTGAACGTGCACCACCGCtcgccctccacccacaccatgCCCCGCTGGGTCCgcaccctcttcctgtccctggTGCCGCGCTGGCTGTGCATGAGGCGCCCGCCGCCCGATATGAGGAGGCGGAGCCTGGTCGCCAAACTCCTCCCCCTCGGGAGCGCCGGCCCCTCCCACGGCGCCTCCCACGGCGCCTCCCACGGCGCCTCCCGCTCCACCACGCACACCTGGCTCACGCGGGAGTCCGACGTCGATCTCCGAGGACACGAGGATGTGTGTCGCCACGGTTACAGGGACGAAGTGGGCGTGGTACGACGTAGTTACCGGGAAGCGGATGTGGATGTCCATGGTGACTCGGACACTGATgtagggttaggggtgagggggaggctgactccctccttccccccttcctcccctgtcctgcctggcctcaccaccctcccccacagccTGTCATCTCTGAGCTCCATGCTGCACCCCCAGAGACCCCCCAGTCTCCTCTCAAGCCTGCATTGGGACACCCCTTCACCTGAACATGGTACAATCCAGGACATGGCCTTGTCCCTGTCGCCGGCCGTACTACGAGCACTGGAGGGGGTGACCTACATCGCAGAGCACTTGAGAGCAGAGGATGCAGATGTATCT gtGAAGGAGGACTGGAAgtatgttgccatggtgatcgATCGGATCTTCCTGTGGATGTTCGTCATCGTGTGTCTGCTAGGAACCATCGGACTCTTCCTTCCCCCGTGGCTCTCCGGAATGATCTAG